Within the Ostrinia nubilalis chromosome 12, ilOstNubi1.1, whole genome shotgun sequence genome, the region ctttgatctgaataattttgaactttactgacgaacagttaaagattattttctctaactcgagattattctgtaacatagtttcaaaaggtaatatgtgctcgcgattcgttgaaggaatcaatttgaaaactgacgaaccttttcattccgtgactgtactttaTACAATCGCATAGAATGTTCGtaataatatacatttttatatttttcctcGTAGCGTAAATTTTGTCGGTGTCCGCACTGATAACAACTATGAAATGCTCCTTTATCTGCACGCCTACGCGTCTATTAATATAAATTTGCTCAAAAAGACAACTGTGTCTAGTTTAGTCATAACTATTTCTTCTGATTTTATGTGTGTACATTATCGTACATAGGATAAAAGATAAGATTGGATTCATTCACTCACCTGTCCAATAGATTTCAATGATTCAACCTCTTGAGTCAGCATCGATATTTTATCGCGATCCCGCATCATCGATTCCTGTCGATCGTTTTTGATTAATAATGACACTTGAAATAACACTATAATCGTCGAAATACAGCAATACTATTTATAGCCGATAAGTGATTATTTATatgttatttggcaatattcaTTATCGCCTTAAGTACTGTGCAAATATAAATGGACTTAAGATTGTAAATATAGAGATAGTAATTCCTTTTTATCGGTTCCCTACTTATTTGCGAACAAATATATACTTATCGAGACGTCAATAGGTACTCAGAGCTCAATGCAATCCAAATATGTAAAGTGTGGACATGAGTTTATTACGAATACTTATCCATTTATTCCCCTTCTGTAGTGTCATCATTTCTTAAGTGTTTTATTACTCACTTGTTTCTATGAATGAAGacattctactgctcaaatacAACTGTGTGGGCTCGTGAAAACCCACAGAAAAAAACTAATCAATAGAAATGTTGTCCTAGTTAAAACTTTAATTTGAGCAGACGAATCATCCGTCACTTTCCATATAGAAGTATTTACGTGATGTGTGTTTAGTTTAGCTTCGCCTGTAtccaataaattttatttattagacatTGAACCATTTCTCATCGCTAAATCTTTCCCGTGACGTGAAATGTGCCACAGAAAGTGGATGTGGACCCCTCCAAGACAATAAGTTACTTCGCTCCGTGAAGCGTTTTCGATATTCAAACAGTCACGTTTTGTAACTTATTTAGGAGGTTACGGAGTTAGCACAActtgatatacagggtgactggtaaTTAGTGGCGGAGCCGTTAAGGGGAGGTAGTCTAGGGTTATTCTGACAGATATCACTATGAGACCTTCCGTCCTTATTTAACCCTTTCCAAGATATTATAACTTAAAGAGTGTTAACCGAAAATTTTCAAATAGTAATAAATCctaaataagtattaatatCTATAAAATTTTACCTGTAATGATATCCGCCACTCTCGTTCGATTCTGAGGTCTCCCTCCGCCGCTACTGCCCTAGTTTCCGCAGTGGCCGCCTTCTGGCCAAGCGAGCGGGAGCTCTCTTCTAAACTCTGCCTAGCCATTTTATCGCTCTGTAACCTAGCCAGTTACATCCTGGTTTTAGACTCTTCAGTGACAAGTATTGCACCTGTTACTATTGGGTAGTTGACACCAACCAACCAACAATCCCTTCATTTTAACAGTTACTGAGTTacaaagttaattttaattatacaattatagcctgaccaggaacataaaaaccctcgccatgttgcggaaaactaatggtactaatttcttttaatggcaacagtaactgaaaacttcattgacatgtcaccttgcatgtcagtctattgctgtcaaagtgtaaacaaactttattttaaatgtgcgcaattgattttgtgaattcaattgctaaaatctttttatagtcgtgaaagaaaagtggtttgcATTGTGtcaaagtatttgtcgaagagaaatactaagggttcggacaatattttcattgaataatgtttccgacaaaggttgtcaaattgactgacatgtttatcgtatagtacagtccactgtggcgaccacgggctggaagacgtagcgtgggcaggcctcctactaggtggaccgacgatctggtaaaggtcgcgggaagagcctggatgcgggcagcgcaggaccgttcattgtggaaaaccttgggggaggcctttgtccagcagtggacgtcatttggctgaaacaacagtccactatgaaaattagctgtggtttgtttcaactacctattttaaagattttttgtcactttctaagtgttgaattttatggaattgggaaagaagtaccgagtttgatgcgttcatgagcagacattgcagttgaatattcaagttctgaatttgattattgatgaataataaaataaatcgtactagctcgattgatggtttcatttaatttatttaaaccaggttacctataataatattttttcgttaatttatgaaaataacaaattagcccgtaattctgaatcctgatacatataGTTagtctattaatttaacacaggtacgactgtactcagtgttgcactatcacaTGCAACTGACGCGCCTCTATACcaaggtttttatgttcctggtcaggctatacattttaTAACGTCTTGTCAAGTCAAGGGTGACCCcgatattcaataaaaaatagtattttgacAGTTTATAAAAAGACAATTGAATGGTGGTGTCGTCAACTACCCAAATTGTATCTTCTGATGATAATGAAAatttagaatttaataatttgttgTTCGTTGAGAAATCTTGTGAGTCCATCTCaagaataaatacataatatactaaGCCTCGTCCACACCAACAGCCTCAACAAGGCGTATTGTATTTACAGAGACAGATTTTGCAAATAAATGGATCTGATTTTCTCCCATGACTACATCTCGGGGTAAATGAGAAGGTTATGACCGAAAAATAAGAACAATGCTTATAGAATTAAAACTATGTTGTTGTTGTTTTCTAGTGGGGATGAGGCTTTACTAATTGATTTTTTGTAAGTGGATGACATCGTAGGtgatttactttaaaaaaatatcatgataaaataatttagcagtgcggtttcatacaaaacaaaagacaaagGAATGTGTGTGgtgaattgtaatttttttctttggaaTGTAATAGTGAAAACGTATGTTATGAATCATAGCTAACGCACATCTGTGCAGTGATCATTAGGAATGCTATGGGAGTGATAATGAATGGGATATtaatatatgaaaatatatgaattATATCTCAGTTAAAAAGTAACTTAACGAGTTCGATCagataactattttaaaacatGCAAACACAATGTCAAAGATAATGGCAAACCTACACAATcaacataaaacaaaaacaagtgcTTGGTATCCTATTCAATGAAATACAGAATGCGACTGAATATGCTTTATTATAAATAAGGCTTTTACATTTCTACGTTCTCGAATAAATTACAAAACTATGACAAAAGGAAAGTTTCATTGTTCTCTAAACAGATGTCGCTAGATGTCAACAAGCTTATACAATACTTTTAAAATCTTGGTATATCAATAATATAAATTGCAGGTAATGCTGTATCTCTAATTACATAATGagatcaaattaatttaaatgtacTTTTAATAATACTAATACAGATAGTTCACTGTCATTGTCACAGTTATTAATACTTAGAATATCACTAGAAAAGTATACAAAATAACTTCATTCTAATCTAAGCACATGAAATGTTGCCAGTTGATGCTACTTTGGATTAGAGATAATTGATAAATTacagaataaatattattaaatataagAACAATTGAAAACGATTTCATAATACAATCTTATCAGCtgccaatttaaaatatttaagaaaaacatagtaAACCTAATATAAACTTAACATGAATCAACAGATCACTATTACAACCATACTGCGTTATCATTCCACAGCAACGAGAAAGCCAAAGCAACAGTAGCATACTGTCATAACAGTGTACCCCTAACGATATCTTTAAACGtttgtcatataaaaataacaatatacCGATCTCAAGTTGTCTCTAGTCAATTGTGAGGGTTTGCCAATATCGAGCGAATTGAAAGAGTTATcgttattttaaatattcaacGCAAGCTGTGCATTGCACATCATCACACCTAGGTGCGAATCCGATAACTGATACGCGAGGCGTTACACTTAGCGTTAGCGTATCGAGCCACTCTTTCGATCCTTGCGCCAAATGCGgtgtcataaaaaataaaaagtataaaacctACTTCTCATCGAGTTGATGTATCGTGCTGCCCATTGATTCAGTCTTTGCTTCCAATTTGGCTATTAGCTCAGTTTTATGTTTCAAGGAACTTTCACATTCCTAAAACAAGgccaataaaattttacttgatATAACAATGACAACTTACGTTAGTCAACATTTTGTTAGTATAAGCGGATACATACAACCCAGTATAAAGCATTACAATGGTACAGTTCATGAGGTTAATATTGTGGCGAGCTGAGTTTCATTGAACTATAGGAAGAAAAACTCAGAACGTATACTATTGCCAGCATATTAGCCTCACTAATATTAGGATAGTCACTTTAAGAATATAGTTGTTAGTAAGATTCATAAAATTTCACTAAGAGGAAGTACCACTTTGGGaataaacattatttacaaCATTGACTAGAATGCGCATCGTTTTGAGTTATAATTTATTCAAGAATGGGTCCGACTGGTTTGTCTTTACTATTACATTTCCTAAACGGTGGTATTTCCTGCAAGTTCAATTTTTTGTTTGGCGGCCCCTCATCCTTTGACTTTGTACCCTTTTGCGCTTTGAGTTTTTCTAATTTCTCGCCTAAGTTATTTTCGTTAGTGGTGGGAGATCTTAGAGCTTTGACTAGATCATGGTCGGGTCCTAAGAAGTGGTTATATTTTTCGAGGTTGTGTAGTATTTTGCCAATTTGCTCGGCCTTTCCCTGGAGTCTGGAGACCATTTCACCCTTCTGTGTGAGTTCCATCTCGCATTCCTTCCGGGGTACGACAAAAGCGGCATTGGTGAATACAGCATAGCGttagtatacataaatattataaatcattACGATATTATGGCATGTTGTTATGGTAGCGATAAAGGTATAAGATCGTAAATAAAAGAAAgcaataaatactaaatacatTGGCATAGAGAAAATTGGGTAGACGTGAGGTGTGATATAAGAAATGCAAAACAATCGATGTAAGATTAACATCAACAGGCTGAGTGGTAAATGTGAGTTCATCGACTAATTAGATGTTAGACAATGAGGTAAAGAGATTGTATGGGCGGGAAGCGTCGATGGAGCACCCACGCTCGAATGGCCTTCGCGGGGCAACGGCTTGTTGGTTCACATTGACAATTGTGAGCAAAAACTTGTGTGAACTTGGCTTTATGGCTGCACAGAGGTCGAGCAGGTGAAGCGAATTTTGCCAGCTAATTTTATGTTATGAGATTTTTGCGAGTTTAATTGTAGACTCTATGCATAATGGTCTATTAAGATAAGCTGTGTGGGCGGGCTAATAGgggttttattttctaaaacggTTACTGTTTTGTAAGTATATCCGATTTGAAAACTAAGCGCgctttttattgaatttttacaGAATCAACGCTGTGAAAAACAACGGAAATGTCTTTCAGTCTATCTTTTTTGGAAAAGTGGATGTAAGACCTTGTTGTTTACATCCCATAATCATTAAACCGAATCATCTATACACTACCAAATGAACTTGACCCACATTCATTCTTTGCGTTTATATCAATTTGCCGGTAAAAACTACTTATTATTGTTATGGTTTTTACTTGAATTATAGGTAATGAATTTGTTAGTAAGACCATGACGGAGTGAGGAAATAATTTGGCAATGATGAGGTTTAGTTAATCACTTCAAAAATGCACGGGTACAAAATCCTACAAAACCAAGCTTGAACAAATAATAGTGTGGAGACTCACCTGTAACTTTTTGTACATTTCTAGGTTGATTAGTTTTATATCGTCGAGCTGTCTTCGCAGCGATATAATTGTGTCCTGCTTATCGTGAATATCTTTTTCTAACAGTTTCATAGCTACTTCCATTTCAGCTTTCAGCGAAATCTGAAAGATGGTTGAAGCGAAAAAGAAGATAAGATTTTCTTGTAAACAAATGAGTAATCATTATcaagataataaattatttattcacctGTAAGTCCAGTTCTttttgcagttccacatttttctTTCGTTCTTCTTCTAAGGCTTTAGACGGCTCTGTGTCTTTGTCATGTTTAGATTTATCAGAGGTTGTGCTTTTAACGCTGCGTTTTTCCTGGAGCGTATACAAAGAGTTTGTTATGAGCAAACAATGTATAAGTTAATGGCGCTCGCACTATAACTTCAAGGACATAATGACATCAGGGGTTtctattatctttttattagtaatgCAGTGTGAAGTAATTAAGTAGATGGATTTTACTATAAACCTAACATACTTATAAAGACTTTGTATAGAATAGACAAGGAAAACAATTTTGTAACAGAAAGAAACTatcgaaaaatattttaaaaactattaagATTTCAAAATAATACGTAACAATAATTTTCTTACCTCTTCATCCGAATGTAGCTCCGTCACTTTCATCCTAGTATCTTTGGTTATGTCCTGACCTGGAGGAGAAAAATCACACGTGTTACACGGACGTAAATAAACACAGACGAGTTATATTTGCTACGTCGAAAATAACTCACAAGATCTGACCCAAAAGGTGTGTTTTGCTTGACTTTTTGTCGTTGAGTTGCCCATGAATGAGCGATAGTGCATAACGGTGTGTAAAATATGAGCCGGCGACGAAAGCCGTGCTTCGCTCTCGGCATACTAATGCAAACTAAACCAAAGTTAACTAAACGCCGACCGACTAATGATTGTGACTCATCAAATCGCAAGGTGTCTTATCAAGTGCACTCGCTTTGTTTTCATTGAAAGCTGACACACGACTTTCTGCTTCAGCACATTTCTCTTCatttttgtatattatttaaattaaagatcAGTGTCTATTACataatatgaataataataaataatttggaaGAGTAACGTAAAAGGAAATTCGTACTAATAATgcctgtatttaatttattccgATAATTTACGTGTTTATCATTTTGCAGTTAAATAACTAATTAGGTCTTAATTTAATTCTTATCAAGACGTCATGTAATGCAAATTTTTGCAATTACTTTTTGCGTGTtattaaatgtaagtaagtttGAATGAATGTTGCATTTTGCATTAGCAAAGTACTCATTAAACTCAAAATGTTTCGAAATATGCAATATCCTCCTTGTGTAGCTTTCAAATGCTATTAATGTATGTGTCAGTGTATTTATGTGTACTTACCCAAAGCATGTTTCAGTTGGTTGTTTTCCTCAACTAACGTGATCATGGTGTTTTTGGCGATGGCCAGGTCCTCCTTCATGAGGGCATTGGTTGTGGTCAGGCTTTCCACTTTGGCTTGGAGATTTGCGACCGTTGCGCTGAAATTAAAtgtctttatacagggtgttaggtaaatgggtatatgagccgacactagcccatgctaACATGGTCAtaaaaatggtatggtgaagtcagaaaattgatatcttcattttaataattttatttttcatacaaatcggattttataaaatttattttgtatgaaaataaaaataaataaaatgatgatatcaaatttctgacttcaccataccatttatatgcccatgttaacatgggctagtgtcggctcatatacccatttacctaacaccctgtagatctcATTCGATAAATATTCTATGCATTTTCGAAATGCGTGGCATTTTATACTGGTATTGGATCTAATGAACTACGactatgataaaaaaatatgtttaacaGATGACTGGTTCGGTAGAACGCTGTAGTTTAGGGCGACAATAGCCCAACAACGGTGTTGACATTGGACTACTTAAGGGCAATCGTGTTATCTTGGCATTGAACTGCCGATTCAAGGGTCAATAGAGTTTAAACTATTGTGGTAAACCCACTCCTAATGCAGTTTACACACCAAATCCGCCGAAATAATGTCGTCGAAATCGTCCCTTTTGAGATAAAGCCGCTGACACCAAGCCTCCAGGCTGTCGACGGGCTAAGTGTGTAGAGTTCTTAACACATATGGATGTATTTAGAGTAAATGGGAGTATTTAAGAAAATCTTTTCAATCGTTTCAATATGACTAATTGTATCTCGTTGGCATAATATCAAGCTCTGCTGATTAATTGATATGTCTTTTATGATTTGGTAGATTTGAGTCGACTGTCTCTTTGATTAAATGCAACTAGTTCTAGATCTAACGGTGTTCATGTAGTATCGTTTAGCCTTGTCGGCGTTACTGTTACTAGCCGTGTCTAGATGACCTACTAAATAATCtgaaattgctaaaaaactTGCCTAACGGTTCAATGCAGTTTTTGATAAAGTTATGACGCATTGATTTTCGTTAACTAAGCAGGAGAAGACATAGGACGAGCTCAGTTTTGATGTTACGTTGCTATGGCTGGATGTTGGCGCTATTTATTCTGGCAATGTCATCAGAGCCGTAATAAGCTGGGGCAGAGTTCCCAAGttgcgaccacgggccggaagacgtagtgtgggtaggccacccactaggtggaccgacgatctggtgaaggtcgcgggtagtacctggatgcgggcagcgcaggaccggtcgttgtggaattGTTTGGGggggcctttgttcagcagtggacgtcattaattggctgaaacgaacgaaaatatTACACACTTACTTGAGGTGCCTGTTCAGTTCTTCGATATAGTTCTTCTGATCAAGCATGGTGTTGATATGACGTTGTTTTGGCTCGTTATTAGAGTTGTTGCTGTTACTGGCCAGATCGTTGGAAGAGTTGCTGCCGCGTAGATAGAGGGAGAAGTCTATGACACCCTGTTGGCTGTCTAGATCCTCCTCCTATAACAATTAGTTTCAATGAAATAGTCTGGAATGTTCTTTATGTGATGGTATTTTTGGTGGAAGAATGCGTGATGCAGAATGACGTCTTTCACTCGGTCTCTACGATTAAGACTCTGACGTCATATGGATATGTGATGAGAAATTTTTATCGTGGGGACCGTGAAGAGACCCGAACATGCATTCACTCGTgtacttatcataaaaatattgttaacaaTTGGATATACTCTGAGTGAAAGGCATAGGACACACTTTACAATGACATCAGGTCCGTCAGTTAGCTATCGCGAATATGTAATGTGATATTCCTTAATGAAAACAAACGATAAACACCTTTCATAACAATAGGCATAACg harbors:
- the LOC135076861 gene encoding protein RUFY3 isoform X3, whose protein sequence is MRSLAAIHGVDPLPELGLPSGIQQEGNPDADMAGAQDTIYLCNFRVSVDGEWLCLKELHDMEMTDSYIRPSESGAIQSPDDPMHSLMARDPVVIERSNLVNISKLIVKELIEQSLRYGRMLDSDHLPLHHFFIVLEHVMRHGLKPKKGLLGPKKELWDILQMVEKYSPEAADITASIRDLPTVKTAMGRARAWLRLALMQKRLADYLRILLEHREETLEEYFEPHALMLNEEAVIITGLLVGLNVVDCNLCVKEEDLDSQQGVIDFSLYLRGSNSSNDLASNSNNSNNEPKQRHINTMLDQKNYIEELNRHLNATVANLQAKVESLTTTNALMKEDLAIAKNTMITLVEENNQLKHALGQDITKDTRMKVTELHSDEEEKRSVKSTTSDKSKHDKDTEPSKALEEERKKNVELQKELDLQISLKAEMEVAMKLLEKDIHDKQDTIISLRRQLDDIKLINLEMYKKLQECEMELTQKGEMVSRLQGKAEQIGKILHNLEKYNHFLGPDHDLVKALRSPTTNENNLGEKLEKLKAQKGTKSKDEGPPNKKLNLQEIPPFRKCNSKDKPVGPILE